Proteins encoded in a region of the Microbacterium neungamense genome:
- a CDS encoding helix-turn-helix domain-containing protein, with the protein MKLHPVQGGYEKVPEDHEVLTAEEAAALLRGSTKTVLALARAGSLPGEKVGRAWRFVRSDVLAYVRGSLPQTGTEQDD; encoded by the coding sequence GTGAAGTTGCATCCCGTTCAAGGAGGCTACGAGAAGGTGCCGGAAGATCACGAGGTCCTGACTGCCGAAGAGGCAGCGGCGCTCTTGCGAGGCTCCACCAAGACCGTGCTCGCGCTCGCGCGTGCCGGGTCACTACCTGGGGAGAAGGTGGGGCGCGCTTGGCGCTTCGTCAGGAGCGATGTCCTCGCGTATGTCCGGGGCTCACTACCGCAGACGGGAACGGAGCAAGATGACTGA
- a CDS encoding TetR/AcrR family transcriptional regulator, which yields MSLSDPRSARRGRPGHDRAHVLSTAVGLFNEQGYDATSVADLARRLGVTKSALYHHFDSKEQLLEIALEDALGALEQALDDALGEPTPAARLSEVIRGAVRVLIDKQSEVTLLLRLRGNSPVELAALERRRAFDHRVTQLVRDAQSEGLIRGDLDAGTATRLVFGMINSLVEWYRPGGRIDPELLAEEVLAVSMDGLRPRRED from the coding sequence ATGAGCCTCTCCGATCCCCGCAGCGCCCGCCGTGGCCGTCCCGGCCACGATCGCGCTCATGTGCTGAGCACGGCCGTCGGCCTGTTCAACGAGCAGGGCTACGATGCGACCTCGGTGGCGGACCTGGCCCGCCGGCTCGGGGTCACCAAGTCCGCGCTCTACCATCACTTCGACTCCAAGGAGCAGCTGCTCGAGATCGCGCTGGAGGACGCTCTCGGCGCACTCGAGCAGGCCCTGGACGATGCCCTCGGCGAGCCGACGCCGGCGGCGCGTCTCAGCGAGGTGATCCGCGGTGCCGTCCGCGTGCTCATCGACAAGCAGTCGGAGGTGACCCTCCTGCTGCGCCTGCGCGGCAACAGCCCGGTGGAACTGGCGGCGCTGGAGCGGCGGCGCGCCTTCGATCACCGCGTGACGCAGCTGGTCCGCGATGCCCAGTCCGAGGGTCTGATCCGCGGCGATCTGGACGCCGGCACCGCCACGCGCCTGGTCTTCGGGATGATCAACTCCCTCGTCGAGTGGTACCGGCCCGGCGGGCGGATCGACCCGGAACTGCTCGCCGAGGAGGTCCTGGCGGTGTCCATGGACGGCCTGCGCCCGCGCCGCGAGGACTGA
- a CDS encoding SIMPL domain-containing protein (The SIMPL domain is named for its presence in mouse protein SIMPL (signalling molecule that associates with mouse pelle-like kinase). Bacterial member BP26, from Brucella, was shown to assemble into a channel-like structure, while YggE from E. coli has been associated with resistance to oxidative stress.) yields MSEVIITVRGEHTARISPERATVHLSVSMEGADRAAVVDRTLSLAAPVRDSITERLQGGSVAEWSSRRLTVRADRPWNSNGKRLAPVYRAAVDFTATFVDPSEMSLWTTELSGWDGVAVGHVDWHLTPETEAETERTVAAQAVAVAVARAEAYAQALGLTSITPLEVADRGLISSGPELRSAVARGAAFAASPVGAPAMEFQAEDITVSATVEARFRAA; encoded by the coding sequence ATGAGCGAGGTCATCATCACGGTGCGTGGCGAGCACACCGCCCGCATCTCCCCGGAGCGCGCCACGGTCCACCTGTCCGTCTCGATGGAGGGTGCCGACCGGGCCGCCGTCGTCGACCGGACGCTGTCGCTCGCCGCCCCCGTGCGCGACAGCATCACCGAGCGCCTGCAGGGCGGCAGCGTCGCGGAATGGTCGAGCCGGCGGCTCACCGTGCGCGCGGACCGGCCGTGGAACTCGAACGGCAAGCGGCTGGCACCCGTCTACCGCGCGGCCGTCGACTTCACCGCCACCTTCGTGGACCCCTCGGAGATGTCGCTGTGGACGACAGAGCTGTCGGGGTGGGACGGCGTGGCGGTCGGTCACGTGGACTGGCACCTCACACCGGAGACCGAGGCGGAGACGGAGCGCACGGTGGCCGCCCAGGCCGTGGCCGTCGCGGTCGCCCGCGCCGAGGCCTACGCACAGGCGCTCGGGCTGACCTCCATCACACCGCTGGAGGTCGCCGATCGCGGGCTCATCTCCTCCGGCCCCGAGCTGCGCTCGGCCGTGGCGCGCGGCGCCGCCTTCGCCGCGTCGCCCGTCGGCGCTCCCGCCATGGAGTTCCAGGCCGAGGACATCACGGTCTCAGCGACGGTGGAGGCGCGTTTCCGGGCTGCCTGA
- a CDS encoding DNA adenine methylase, giving the protein MTASAIGVSTRRPRISPLRYPGGKSALYSRLRKMIRDMDLVGCTYVEPYAGGVGAGLSLLVTGQVERVVINDLDPAIHAFWTTVQSEPGWLIERIHKTKLDVTEWRRQREIYVAADTSDLSQLGFATFYLNRTNRSGVLNGGPIGGLDQTGNYKIDARFNRDGLAERIRILSLYADNIVPTSRDGIEVISEYAPKDDVFIYADPPYFEKAGSLYLNAFSATDHEDLARVLNSVADRPWVLTYDNAPQVAELYAARRRREFELHYSAHRVGKATEVAVLSESVPEIGQGWPLTPTT; this is encoded by the coding sequence ATGACGGCGAGCGCCATCGGCGTCTCCACGCGCCGCCCGCGAATCTCACCGCTCCGGTACCCCGGCGGCAAATCAGCGTTGTACTCGCGCCTTCGCAAAATGATCCGGGACATGGACCTGGTAGGCTGCACTTACGTCGAGCCCTACGCGGGCGGCGTCGGCGCCGGCCTCAGTCTTCTAGTCACGGGGCAAGTAGAGCGCGTCGTCATTAACGACCTCGACCCGGCCATCCATGCATTCTGGACGACGGTTCAGTCCGAGCCCGGATGGCTGATCGAACGAATCCACAAGACCAAGCTCGACGTCACCGAGTGGCGGCGGCAGCGCGAAATCTACGTCGCCGCAGACACCAGCGATCTGTCGCAGCTCGGATTCGCCACCTTCTATCTCAATCGCACGAACAGGTCCGGCGTGCTCAACGGAGGCCCGATCGGCGGGCTAGACCAAACGGGCAACTACAAGATCGACGCCCGCTTCAACCGGGATGGCCTCGCTGAACGTATCCGCATACTGTCGCTCTATGCGGACAACATCGTCCCGACGTCGCGCGATGGCATCGAAGTCATTTCTGAGTACGCCCCGAAAGACGATGTCTTCATTTACGCCGACCCTCCCTACTTCGAGAAGGCCGGGTCGTTGTACCTCAACGCCTTCTCTGCAACCGACCACGAAGACCTTGCGAGAGTCCTCAACTCCGTCGCAGATAGACCGTGGGTTCTTACCTACGACAATGCTCCACAGGTAGCGGAGCTCTACGCGGCACGCCGCCGTCGAGAGTTCGAGCTCCACTATTCGGCGCATCGTGTCGGCAAGGCCACTGAGGTCGCCGTGCTCTCTGAGTCCGTTCCAGAGATTGGACAAGGCTGGCCGCTCACGCCGACAACGTAG
- a CDS encoding IS110 family transposase, whose translation MTIVANTFAYVIGADTHSRTHTLAVLDARTGARVDTRTFPTTPAGLSRAVAWIARRTSGLADVLVTIEGVGSYGARLARACQDAGYRVVESFPTAARERRGRGKSDEIDAELIARSVLGVDADNLRDPRQDAGVRAALRVLIGARDLINLERTRSINALTALLRTVDLGIDARASLTKKQLAAIESWRTRQEDLATATARREAIRLARRVAVCDEDLAANRDEITALVAASDAAILLDEPGIGAINAAVIIAAWSHPGRVRSEAAFAVLAGVSPVPASSGNTTRHRLNRGGDRRLNRALSSIALTRMSHHPPTRAYVERRRAEGRTTKEIRRSLKRYIARQLYRRLSEQSGLDNT comes from the coding sequence ACACACTCTCGCCGTGCTCGACGCGCGCACTGGCGCCAGAGTGGACACTCGGACCTTCCCGACGACGCCGGCGGGATTATCACGCGCGGTCGCGTGGATCGCTCGGCGCACCAGCGGGCTGGCCGATGTGCTCGTAACGATCGAGGGCGTCGGCTCGTATGGCGCCCGGCTCGCGAGAGCATGCCAGGACGCCGGCTACCGGGTCGTGGAGTCGTTCCCGACAGCGGCACGTGAACGTCGCGGACGAGGCAAGAGCGACGAGATCGACGCGGAACTGATCGCCCGCTCCGTGCTCGGCGTCGATGCCGACAACCTCCGTGATCCGCGTCAGGACGCGGGAGTCCGCGCGGCGCTGCGGGTGCTGATCGGCGCCCGCGACCTCATCAACCTCGAACGCACCAGGTCGATCAACGCCTTGACCGCGCTGCTTCGAACGGTCGACCTCGGCATCGACGCCCGCGCCTCGCTCACCAAGAAGCAGCTCGCGGCGATCGAGTCCTGGCGCACGCGACAGGAGGACCTCGCGACCGCGACAGCCCGCCGGGAAGCGATCCGGCTGGCCCGACGGGTTGCCGTCTGCGATGAGGACCTCGCTGCTAACCGTGACGAGATCACCGCGCTGGTCGCCGCCAGCGACGCCGCAATCCTGCTCGACGAGCCCGGGATCGGCGCGATCAACGCGGCCGTGATCATCGCCGCCTGGTCACACCCCGGCCGGGTCCGCTCCGAAGCAGCGTTCGCCGTGCTCGCCGGCGTCAGTCCCGTGCCCGCCTCGAGCGGAAACACCACCCGTCATCGCCTCAACCGAGGAGGCGACAGGCGTCTGAACAGAGCCTTATCGTCGATCGCGCTGACCCGAATGTCGCACCACCCGCCGACCCGCGCCTACGTCGAACGCCGACGAGCCGAAGGACGCACCACCAAGGAAATCCGCCGCTCACTCAAGCGATACATAGCCCGCCAGCTCTACCGCCGCCTCAGCGAGCAGAGCGGACTTGACAACACATAG
- a CDS encoding class I SAM-dependent methyltransferase, whose translation MGSDHYFSAAPASAENLRTIRVTLAGRDLEITTASGVFSPDRLDAGTAVLFANMPPLPPGGDFLDLGCGWGPIALTMALSSPHATIWAVDVNERALDLTRRNAEALGLTNVNAVTPDDVPDHVRFRTIRSNPPIRVGKNELHSMLERWIPRLAERSDAWLVVQRNLGADSLQRWMAATFAPGFSVYRAATGKGYRVLKVRRHGTPPTAPIVLPD comes from the coding sequence ATGGGGTCAGACCACTACTTCAGTGCGGCCCCGGCAAGTGCGGAGAACCTGCGGACCATTCGCGTCACCCTGGCAGGGCGAGACCTCGAGATCACCACCGCGAGCGGTGTGTTCAGTCCCGACCGCCTCGATGCCGGAACCGCCGTGCTGTTCGCGAACATGCCGCCGCTGCCGCCGGGCGGCGACTTCCTCGACCTCGGATGCGGCTGGGGCCCGATCGCGCTGACCATGGCCCTCTCCTCGCCGCACGCGACGATCTGGGCCGTGGACGTCAACGAGCGGGCGCTGGATCTGACCCGGCGCAACGCGGAGGCCCTCGGCCTCACCAACGTCAACGCGGTCACTCCCGACGATGTTCCCGACCACGTGCGGTTCCGGACCATCCGCTCCAACCCGCCCATCCGGGTGGGCAAGAACGAGCTGCACAGCATGCTCGAACGCTGGATCCCGCGGCTCGCCGAGCGCAGCGACGCGTGGCTGGTGGTGCAGCGCAATCTCGGCGCCGATTCGCTGCAGCGCTGGATGGCGGCCACCTTCGCGCCCGGCTTCAGCGTGTACCGCGCCGCCACCGGCAAGGGCTACCGGGTGCTGAAAGTGCGTCGACACGGCACACCGCCGACCGCCCCGATCGTGCTGCCGGACTGA
- a CDS encoding inositol monophosphatase family protein: MTVSPTATSIDADLALALRLADAADAQSLPRFDTADLEISTKADRSHVTDADLATERAIRDLLTAERPGDGIFGEEFGTEGDAQRQWIIDPIDGTANFLRGVPLWGTMIALAVDGLPRLGVVSMPALGRRWWAAEGLGAWTGDAAEPRRLRVSAVDTLEDASVSFQSIGQWADAGRLPQLLALADRVWRDRAYGDVFSYMMLAEGRLEMVAEFGVKEYDIAAAVAIVREAGGRMTAFDGAETIAAGSTLASNGILHDAFLELFRAAERA; the protein is encoded by the coding sequence GTGACCGTCTCCCCCACCGCCACGTCCATCGACGCCGACCTCGCGCTGGCTCTGCGTCTCGCCGACGCCGCGGACGCGCAGTCCCTGCCGCGGTTCGACACCGCCGACCTCGAGATCTCCACGAAGGCCGACCGCTCCCACGTCACGGACGCGGATCTCGCGACCGAGCGCGCGATCCGCGACCTGCTCACCGCCGAGCGTCCGGGCGATGGCATCTTCGGCGAGGAGTTCGGCACCGAGGGGGACGCGCAGCGGCAGTGGATCATCGACCCGATCGACGGCACCGCGAACTTCCTCCGCGGCGTGCCGCTGTGGGGCACGATGATCGCACTCGCCGTCGACGGCCTGCCGCGCCTCGGCGTCGTCAGCATGCCCGCCCTGGGCCGCCGGTGGTGGGCCGCCGAGGGTCTCGGCGCGTGGACCGGGGACGCTGCGGAGCCGCGCCGCCTGCGGGTCTCCGCCGTGGACACCCTGGAAGACGCCAGCGTCAGCTTCCAGAGCATCGGGCAGTGGGCGGATGCCGGGCGGCTGCCGCAGCTGCTCGCCCTGGCGGACCGGGTCTGGCGCGACCGGGCGTACGGCGACGTGTTCAGCTACATGATGCTCGCCGAGGGCCGGCTGGAGATGGTCGCCGAGTTCGGGGTCAAGGAGTACGACATCGCCGCCGCCGTCGCGATCGTCCGCGAGGCCGGCGGCCGGATGACCGCGTTCGACGGGGCCGAGACGATCGCCGCCGGTTCGACACTGGCCAGCAACGGCATCCTGCACGACGCCTTCCTCGAGCTGTTCCGCGCCGCCGAGCGCGCCTGA
- the hflX gene encoding GTPase HflX: MTKPTDDDNTDETLERVLANAEQRTQARVFGAAQALQDAATATHTDADGTQWDLEDRHALRRVAGLSTELEDVTEVEYRQLRLENVVLVGVYPQGAQTDAENSLRELAALAETAGAVVLDGLLQRRPHPDPATYLGRGKAEELRDIVAASGADTVIADTELAPSQRRALEDVVKVKVIDRTTVILDIFSQHAKSREGKAQVELAQLEYLLPRLRGWGESMSRQAGGQVGAGGAGMGSRGPGETKIELDRRRIRTRMAQLRRQIRDFAPAREAKRAERRRNTIPSVAIAGYTNAGKSSLLNALTSAGVLVENALFATLDATVRRSETSDGRVYTLTDTVGFVRNLPHQLVEAFRSTLEEVADADVILHVVDGSHPDPAAQIQTVRDVMGDVGARDIPEIIVFNKADLLGEDDRLVLRGLAADAHFVSSRTGEGIAELRQAIEAALPMPAVEVRALVPYDRGDLVSAVHESGVLLSAEHEEGGTAIHAHVSERLAADLAPFTSAETTTEDGSLGDDSPEKDSPAADSPQAD; encoded by the coding sequence ATGACGAAACCCACCGACGACGACAACACCGACGAGACGCTCGAGCGCGTGCTCGCGAACGCCGAGCAGCGCACCCAGGCGCGCGTGTTCGGTGCCGCCCAGGCGCTGCAGGATGCCGCGACCGCCACGCACACGGATGCGGACGGCACCCAGTGGGATCTCGAGGACCGCCACGCTCTGCGACGCGTCGCCGGGCTCTCCACCGAACTCGAGGACGTCACCGAGGTCGAGTACCGCCAGCTGCGTCTGGAGAACGTGGTGCTCGTCGGCGTGTATCCGCAGGGCGCGCAGACGGATGCCGAGAACTCGCTGCGCGAGCTCGCCGCCCTGGCCGAGACCGCAGGTGCCGTCGTGCTCGACGGGCTGCTGCAGCGGCGCCCCCATCCGGACCCCGCGACCTACCTCGGCCGCGGCAAGGCGGAGGAGCTGCGCGACATCGTCGCCGCCTCCGGTGCCGACACCGTGATCGCCGACACCGAGCTGGCGCCGAGCCAGCGCCGTGCTCTCGAGGACGTCGTGAAGGTCAAGGTGATCGACCGCACCACGGTCATCCTCGACATCTTCAGCCAGCACGCCAAGAGCCGCGAGGGCAAGGCGCAGGTGGAGTTGGCGCAGCTCGAGTACCTGCTGCCGCGCCTGCGAGGCTGGGGCGAGTCGATGAGCCGCCAGGCCGGTGGCCAGGTGGGCGCCGGCGGCGCGGGCATGGGATCGCGCGGACCCGGTGAGACGAAGATCGAGCTCGACCGCCGCCGCATCCGCACCCGCATGGCGCAGCTGCGCCGGCAGATCCGCGACTTCGCACCGGCCCGCGAGGCCAAGCGCGCCGAGCGCCGGCGCAACACGATCCCGTCGGTGGCGATCGCCGGCTACACCAACGCCGGCAAGTCCAGCCTGCTGAACGCGCTCACCAGCGCCGGCGTGCTCGTCGAGAACGCGCTGTTCGCGACGCTGGATGCCACCGTCCGCCGGTCGGAGACCTCGGACGGGAGGGTGTACACCCTCACCGACACCGTCGGATTCGTGCGGAACCTTCCGCATCAGCTCGTCGAGGCGTTCCGCTCCACGCTGGAGGAGGTCGCCGACGCCGACGTCATCCTGCACGTCGTGGACGGCTCGCATCCGGACCCGGCCGCGCAGATCCAGACGGTCCGGGACGTGATGGGCGACGTCGGCGCGCGCGACATCCCCGAGATCATCGTGTTCAACAAGGCCGACCTCCTCGGTGAGGACGACCGTCTGGTGCTGCGAGGCCTCGCCGCGGACGCGCACTTCGTGTCCTCGCGGACCGGCGAGGGCATCGCGGAACTGCGTCAGGCGATCGAGGCGGCGCTGCCGATGCCGGCGGTCGAGGTCCGCGCGCTCGTGCCCTACGACCGCGGCGACCTCGTCTCGGCCGTGCACGAGAGCGGCGTGCTGCTCTCCGCGGAGCACGAGGAGGGCGGTACGGCGATCCACGCCCACGTGTCCGAGCGGCTGGCGGCCGATCTCGCACCGTTCACCAGCGCGGAGACGACTACGGAGGACGGCTCCCTCGGCGACGACTCGCCCGAGAAGGACTCGCCGGCAGCGGACTCCCCGCAAGCGGACTAG
- a CDS encoding IS110 family transposase, translating to MTIVANTFAYVIGADTHSRTHTLAVLDARTGARVDTRTFPTTPAGLSRAVAWIARRTSGLADVLVTIEGVGSYGARLARACQDAGYRVVESFPTAARERRGRGKSDEIDAELIARSVLGVDADNLRDPRQDAGVRAALRVLIGARDLINLERTRSINALTALLRTVDLGIDARASLTKKQLAAIESWRTRQEDLATATARREAIRLARRVAVCDEDLAANRDAITALVAASDAAILLDEPGIGAINAAVIIAAWSHPGRVRSEAAFAVLAGVSPVPASSGNTTRHRLNRGGDRRLNRALSSIALTRMSHHPPTRAYVERRRAEGRTTKEIRRSLKRYIARQLYRRLSEQSGLDNT from the coding sequence ATGACCATCGTCGCAAACACGTTCGCGTATGTCATCGGCGCGGACACCCATTCCAGAACACACACTCTCGCCGTGCTCGACGCGCGCACTGGCGCCAGAGTGGACACTCGGACCTTCCCGACGACGCCGGCGGGATTATCACGCGCGGTCGCGTGGATCGCTCGGCGCACCAGCGGGCTGGCCGATGTGCTCGTAACGATCGAGGGCGTCGGCTCGTATGGCGCCCGGCTCGCGAGAGCATGCCAGGACGCCGGCTACCGGGTCGTGGAGTCGTTCCCGACAGCGGCACGTGAACGTCGCGGACGAGGCAAGAGCGACGAGATCGACGCGGAACTGATCGCCCGCTCCGTGCTCGGCGTCGATGCCGACAACCTCCGTGATCCGCGTCAGGACGCGGGAGTCCGCGCGGCGCTGCGGGTGCTGATCGGCGCCCGCGACCTCATCAACCTCGAACGCACCAGGTCGATCAACGCCTTGACCGCGCTGCTTCGAACGGTCGACCTCGGCATCGACGCCCGCGCCTCGCTCACCAAGAAGCAGCTCGCGGCGATCGAGTCCTGGCGCACGCGACAGGAGGACCTCGCGACCGCGACAGCCCGCCGGGAAGCGATCCGGCTGGCCCGACGGGTTGCCGTCTGCGATGAGGACCTCGCTGCTAACCGTGACGCGATCACCGCGCTGGTCGCCGCCAGCGACGCCGCAATCCTGCTCGACGAGCCCGGGATCGGCGCGATCAACGCGGCCGTGATCATCGCCGCCTGGTCACACCCCGGCCGGGTCCGCTCCGAAGCAGCGTTCGCCGTGCTCGCCGGCGTCAGTCCCGTGCCCGCCTCGAGCGGAAACACCACCCGTCATCGCCTCAACCGAGGAGGCGACAGGCGTCTGAACAGAGCCTTATCGTCGATCGCGCTGACCCGAATGTCGCACCACCCGCCGACCCGCGCCTACGTCGAACGCCGACGAGCCGAAGGACGCACCACCAAGGAAATCCGCCGCTCACTCAAGCGATACATAGCCCGCCAGCTCTACCGCCGCCTCAGCGAGCAGAGCGGACTTGACAACACATAG
- a CDS encoding IS110 family transposase, whose product MPRRAAADAVTSEAEDEVVTSIDRYDEVDVFVGLDVGKGEHHAVALDREAKRLFDRALPNDERQLRAVIDQLASHGVVLLVVDQPATIGALPVAVAQAAGALVGYLPGLAMRRIADLHPGEAKTDARDAAIIAETARTMPHTLRSIQVADEKVAELSMLCGFDDDLAGQIVQVSNRIRGLLTQIHPALERVLGPRLDHPAILDLLQRYPSPAAMKTAGEKRLGNRLLKNAPRKGRVWAAEIMTALGEQTVVVTGTDAAALVLPRLAEQLQALRRQRDEIAIEVEKIVDAHPLQPVLTSMPGVGVRTAARLLTEVTTKTFATAGHLAAYAGLAPVTRRSGTSIRGEHPSRRGNKILKRTMFLSAFAALRDPESRAYYDRKIAQGKRHNQALIALARRRSDVLYAMLRDGTLYQPRPAQPALAA is encoded by the coding sequence ATGCCGAGACGCGCCGCCGCGGACGCCGTCACGAGTGAAGCGGAGGACGAAGTGGTCACCAGCATCGACAGATACGACGAGGTCGACGTGTTCGTTGGGCTCGACGTCGGCAAGGGCGAGCATCACGCGGTCGCGCTCGACCGGGAAGCCAAGCGACTATTCGACCGAGCACTCCCGAACGACGAGCGCCAATTGCGGGCGGTGATCGACCAGCTCGCCTCGCATGGCGTGGTGCTGCTGGTCGTAGATCAACCCGCGACGATCGGTGCACTCCCGGTCGCGGTCGCGCAAGCCGCAGGTGCTCTCGTTGGTTACCTGCCGGGGTTGGCGATGCGGCGCATCGCGGATCTGCATCCCGGTGAGGCGAAGACCGACGCGAGAGACGCGGCGATCATCGCCGAAACGGCCCGCACCATGCCGCACACGCTCCGGTCGATCCAGGTCGCCGACGAGAAGGTCGCGGAGCTGAGCATGCTCTGCGGGTTCGACGACGACCTCGCCGGTCAGATCGTCCAGGTCTCCAACCGGATCAGGGGTCTGCTCACCCAAATCCACCCGGCGCTGGAACGCGTGCTCGGGCCGCGGCTGGATCACCCCGCGATCCTGGACCTGCTGCAGCGCTACCCGTCGCCGGCGGCGATGAAGACTGCGGGTGAGAAGCGGCTAGGGAACCGGCTGCTGAAGAACGCGCCCCGCAAAGGTCGTGTCTGGGCGGCAGAGATCATGACCGCGCTCGGCGAGCAGACCGTCGTGGTGACCGGCACCGACGCCGCCGCGCTGGTGCTCCCCAGGCTCGCAGAGCAGCTCCAGGCGTTGCGACGGCAGCGTGATGAGATCGCCATCGAGGTCGAGAAGATCGTCGACGCTCACCCTCTTCAACCGGTCCTGACGAGCATGCCCGGAGTCGGCGTCAGGACCGCAGCCCGGCTCCTCACCGAAGTCACCACCAAGACCTTCGCCACTGCCGGGCACCTCGCCGCCTACGCCGGCCTCGCACCCGTGACCCGACGATCCGGCACCTCGATCCGCGGCGAGCATCCCTCCCGGCGCGGGAACAAGATCCTGAAACGGACCATGTTCCTCTCCGCGTTCGCCGCACTCCGAGACCCCGAATCACGCGCCTACTACGACCGCAAGATCGCCCAAGGCAAACGCCACAACCAGGCCCTCATCGCCCTAGCTCGACGCCGCTCCGACGTCCTCTACGCCATGCTCCGCGACGGCACCCTCTACCAACCGCGACCAGCCCAACCCGCCCTCGCCGCTTGA
- a CDS encoding IS3 family transposase (programmed frameshift), which translates to MTVADVGTDDGAMAPRADRPKRRTFTAEFKAAILAEYDAADRSGRGEILRREGLYTSHIIEWRKAAAAGSLSGLGSKPRDRRERELQALRARAEKAEAELAKTRAALDLMGKGTRALGDALRERGQAAAVAAVINPAVDGLAEHVGTAAACALLGRSRASHYRAKNPPPPRPRTPRPAPANKLSAAERAHVLAVLTSQRFADKSVAQVWATLLDEGTYLCSMSTMHRILREHDMAGERRRQASHPPRTRPELVATAPGQVWSWDITKLKGPERGVYYDLYVVLDIFSRFVVGWTIAAREDAEIAKNLLEHAMGIHGVPEAIHADRGTSMTSKPVAQLLVDLGVARSHSRPHVSNDNPYSEAAFKTLKYAPVFPERFGSLADAGAFAEQFFAYYNHEHRHCGIGLHTPASVHFGTAGQVRAQRQATLDAAYAARPERFGHRRPQAPKLPEAAWINQPSQEALIQTA; encoded by the exons ATGACGGTTGCTGACGTCGGCACCGATGATGGGGCTATGGCTCCTCGTGCTGACCGGCCCAAGAGGCGGACGTTCACCGCCGAGTTCAAAGCGGCGATCCTGGCCGAGTACGACGCCGCGGACCGCTCTGGGCGTGGGGAGATCCTGCGCCGGGAGGGCCTGTACACCTCCCACATCATCGAGTGGCGCAAGGCCGCGGCCGCCGGCTCGCTGTCCGGGCTGGGCAGCAAGCCGCGGGACCGGCGCGAGCGGGAGCTGCAGGCGCTACGGGCCCGGGCGGAGAAGGCCGAGGCCGAGCTGGCCAAGACCAGGGCGGCGCTGGACCTGATGGGAAAAG GCACACGCGCTCTTGGAGACGCTCTCCGAGAGCGCGGACAAGCCGCCGCGGTCGCCGCGGTGATCAACCCGGCCGTCGACGGGCTGGCCGAGCACGTCGGCACCGCGGCTGCGTGCGCGCTGCTGGGTCGCTCCCGCGCCAGTCACTACCGGGCCAAGAACCCGCCACCGCCACGTCCACGGACACCGCGGCCGGCACCGGCGAACAAGCTGTCCGCCGCCGAGCGGGCCCACGTGCTGGCCGTGTTGACCAGCCAGCGGTTCGCGGACAAGTCGGTCGCCCAGGTCTGGGCCACGCTGCTGGACGAGGGCACCTACCTGTGCTCGATGTCCACGATGCACCGGATCCTGCGCGAGCACGACATGGCCGGGGAACGGCGCCGGCAGGCGAGCCACCCGCCCCGGACCCGGCCCGAGCTCGTCGCGACGGCGCCGGGGCAGGTGTGGAGTTGGGACATCACAAAGCTCAAGGGGCCGGAGCGGGGCGTGTACTACGACCTGTACGTCGTGCTCGACATCTTCTCCAGGTTCGTCGTGGGCTGGACCATCGCGGCCCGCGAGGACGCCGAGATCGCCAAGAACCTGCTCGAGCACGCCATGGGCATCCATGGCGTGCCGGAGGCGATCCACGCCGACCGCGGGACCTCGATGACCTCCAAACCGGTCGCTCAGCTGCTCGTCGACCTCGGGGTGGCCAGGTCGCACTCCCGCCCGCACGTGTCGAACGACAACCCTTACAGCGAGGCGGCGTTCAAGACGCTGAAGTACGCCCCGGTCTTCCCCGAGCGCTTCGGGTCCCTGGCCGACGCCGGCGCGTTCGCCGAGCAGTTCTTCGCCTACTACAACCACGAGCACCGCCACTGCGGGATCGGGCTGCACACCCCCGCCAGCGTCCACTTCGGCACCGCCGGGCAGGTCCGCGCCCAGCGCCAGGCCACCCTGGACGCGGCCTACGCCGCCCGTCCCGAGCGCTTCGGCCACCGCCGACCCCAGGCGCCCAAGCTGCCCGAGGCCGCCTGGATCAACCAGCCCTCACAGGAGGCCCTCATACAGACCGCCTGA